From a region of the Helianthus annuus cultivar XRQ/B chromosome 5, HanXRQr2.0-SUNRISE, whole genome shotgun sequence genome:
- the LOC110941926 gene encoding 4-coumarate--CoA ligase 2: MEGKTEIIFRSKLPDIYIPKHLPLHSYCFENISTFKNRPCLIDGATGHEYTYADVELTSRKVGSALYKLGINKGDVIMILLPNSSEFVFSFLGASFIGAVSTMANPFFTPAEIIKQAKASGAKIIVTQSVHVAKVKDFSTENSIKIVCIDETIEGCLHFSELTSGDENELPAVEISPDDVVALPYSSGTTGLPKGVMLTHKGLVTSVAQQVDGENPNLWIHEEDVLICVLPLFHIYSLNSILLCGLRAGAAILIMQKFDIVPFLELIQKYKVTIGPFVPPIVLAIAKNEEIVDKYDLSSIRTVMSGAAPLGKELEDTVRAKFPNAKLGQGYGMTEAGPVLAMCLAFAKEPFEIKSGACGTVVRNAEMKIVDPDTGATLPRNQRGEICIRGDQIMKGYINDPEATKRTIVDGWLHTGDIGLIDDDDELFIVDRLKELIKYKGFQVAPAELEAMLLTHPDISDAAVVPMVDENAGEVPVAFVVKSNGSTITETDVKQFISKQVVFYKRINRVFFVDAIPKSPSGKILRKDLRAKLAAGVPN; encoded by the exons ATGGAGGGTAAAACGGAGATCATTTTCCGATCAAAGTTACCGGATATTTACATACCAAAACACCTGCCGTTACACTCTTACTGTTTCGAAAACATTTCTACTTTCAAAAACCGCCCGTGTTTAATCGACGGTGCCACCGGTCACGAATACACCTACGCTGACGTCGAACTGACGTCACGCAAAGTCGGTTCCGCACTTTACAAACTCGGCATCAACAAAGGTGACGTCATCATGATCCTGCTACCGAACTCGTCGGAATTCGTGTTCTCGTTCCTCGGCGCGTCGTTCATCGGCGCCGTGTCCACGATGGCGAACCCGTTCTTCACTCCGGCGGAGATTATTAAGCAGGCGAAAGCCTCCGGCGCGAAGATTATCGTTACGCAATCGGTTCATGTTGCAAAAGTGAAAGATTTTTCAACTGAGAATTCGATTAAAATCGTGTGTATTGATGAGACTATTGAAGGATGTTTACATTTCTCCGAGTTGACTTCCGGCGATGAGAACGAGCTTCCGGCGGTTGAGATCTCGCCAGACGACGTCGTTGCGTTGCCGTATTCATCAGGAACGACTGGATTGCCTAAAGGAGTAATGTTAACTCACAAAGGACTTGTTACGAGTGTAGCACAACAAGTTGACGGTGAGAATCCGAACCTGTGGATCCATGAAGAAGATGTGTTGATTTGTGTGTTGCCTCTGTTTCACATTTACTCGTTGAATTCGATTCTGTTGTGCGGTTTACGCGCCGGTGCGGCGATCCTGATCATGCAGAAGTTTGATATTGTTCCGTTTCTGGAGCTGATTCAGAAGTATAAGGTTACGATCGGACCGTTTGTTCCGCCGATTGTGTTGGCGATCGCGAAGAATGAAGAGATTGTTGATAAGTATGATTTGTCGTCGATCCGGACGGTTATGTCCGGTGCTGCTCCTTTGGGAAAAGAGCTTGAAGATACCGTTAGGGCGAAGTTTCCTAACGCTAAGCTTGGACAG GGCTATGGGATGACGGAAGCAGGGCCTGTGCTTGCAATGTGTTTAGCGTTTGCGAAAGAGCCGTTCGAGATCAAATCCGGAGCGTGTGGAACGGTTGTTCGTAACGCAGAGATGAAGATTGTTGATCCGGATACTGGTGCTACGCTTCCGAGGAATCAGCGTGGTGAGATCTGCATTCGTGGGGATCAGATCATGAAAG GTTATATTAATGATCCGGAAGCGACTAAGAGGACAATTGTGGACGGGTGGCTGCATACCGGAGATATTGGTCtcattgatgatgatgatgagctttTTATTGTTGATCGGTTGAAAGAGTTGATTAAGTATAAAGGGTTTCAAGTTGCTCCTGCTGAGCTTGAAGCGATGTTACTCACGCATCCGGATATATCCGATGCTGCTGTTGTCCC AATGGTAGATGAGAATGCCGGTGAGGTTCCTGTAGCATTTGTTGTGAAATCGAATGGATCAACCATCACGGAAACTGACGTTAAGCAATTCATCTCAAAACAG GTGGTATTCTACAAGCGAATTAACCGCGTGTTCTTTGTTGATGCGATCCCAAAATCCCCATCTGGAAAAATTCTCCGTAAGGACTTGAGAGCAAAGCTAGCGGCTGGTGTTCCAAACTAA
- the LOC110941927 gene encoding uncharacterized protein LOC110941927, whose product MATLAAFTTAEKTAHNTHKFAFTLTPTNYGYWKAMIEPFLLTNNLFDYVDGTIPCPEPTVIIPASKEGEASSTTDNPSYSRWIANDAHVRMIILSTISEASFQHVQGNTSRDLWLSLERAYAPNTASREYTLKTQLLRIMMKGDETPIAYLTRAMEYASALSNIGEPMKDKDLVMLTISGLRDEYNGLKSNLLGRHPPITFNELPGLLSDHDYMINKAHPITPTPLPQLFAATTNQQPTNTISPQQQLANLQQLHQLAAQMGYQLNPVTPPAQQPQAFYAARSPNHRGNRRGSSRGNYRGSQNRTRENTQSGGSNRQFSWASTHNMVYGHCNT is encoded by the coding sequence ATGGCAACCTTGGCTGCCTTCACCACTGCTGAGAAAACAGCCCATAACACACACAAATTTGCTTTTACCCTAACCCCAACAAACTATGGGTATTGGAAAGCCATGATCGAACCTTTCTTGCTTACAAATAATCTGTTCGATTATGTGGATGGCACCATTCCTTGCCCAGAACCAACTGTAATCATTCCAGCATCTAAAGAAGGTGAAGCTTCTTCAACCACTGATAACCCCAGTTATTCCCGGTGGATTGCAAACGATGCCCACGTCCGGATGATAATCTTATCAACAATTTCTGAAGCATCATTTCAGCATGTTCAAGGTAACACTTCTCGTGATCTTTGGCTTTCTTTAGAACGTGCTTATGCACCCAACACAGCCTCTCGTGAATACACTTTAAAAACTCAATTGCTCAGAATAATGATGAAAGGGGATGAAACCCCAATTGCATATTTGACCCGAGCTATGGAATATGCCTCTGCTTTGTCAAATATTGGTGAACCTATGAAAGATAAGGACCTAGTTATGCTCACAATATCTGGATTAAGAGATGAATACAATGGTTTAAAATCCAATCTTCTAGGCCGACACCCACCAATCACGTTTAATGAACTGCCTGGCTTATTATCTGATCATGACTATATGATCAACAAAGCACACCCTATTACCCCTACCCCATTGCCTCAATTGTTTGCTGCTACCACAAATCAACAGCCTACAAACACCATTTCCCCTCAACAACAACTTGCAAACTTACAACAGTTACACCAGTTAGCAGCCCAAATGGGATACCAGTTGAACCCGGTTACACCGCCGGCCCAGCAACCTCAGGCCTTCTATGCTGCCCGATCACCGAACCATCGAGGCAATCGTCGGGGAAGCTCTCGGGGTAATTACCGAGGCAGTCAAAATCGGACCAGGGAAAATACACAATCTGGTGGTTCCAATAGACAGTTTTCTTGGGCTTCAACACATAATATGGTGTATGGTCACTGTAACACATAA